Within Capra hircus breed San Clemente chromosome 7, ASM170441v1, whole genome shotgun sequence, the genomic segment AGAGGAGAAACCACATCAGTTATGTTCACTGTTGTATTCACAGCacaggcacatagtaggtgctgaaTATGAATGGAGGGATGGTAATGCCACTAGTTGACTTCAAAGATATCATATAATTATTCTAACTGCATTATGGATAAAAGAGACCCTAAATGGTGATATCAGAATATTGTAGGAGGATTTTTAATGTGCTCCTCGGGGGGCGGAAATGTCACTACAGTGCAAAGGTGTAGTTAtaaatttaaatctaaaataaCCAAACTCACAAACAATGTAAAGCTGCTTCATTTAAGTATGCAGGTGATGTTAACATGGGTCTCTTCTTTTAATGTAAAGCCTATTACCCAAATCACAGTCAGATGGAATGACAGAGTTGAGAGAAAAGGTATAACTAAGTCAAATAAGATTATATGCTATGATAAACTCTGCATACTTACAACTTTATGCCAACTATTTATTagcaaggaaaatggaaaaaggcTCTTTTGACAAAAGTTTTTCTAATGAAAGAAGAATATTTACAGTGGGTAAGAAATATCCAGTACCTGCTACAGGAAGCCAATAGGAAAATCCCAACAACTACCAGTGTCATTTATCCCATGACCCCTTTACTTacagaacaatttaaaaattatatattttggcACGTTATATAATGTTGGCACACTACATTATATTCCAGTTCACCCATGGTGCCAACAGATTTcaaaatggaaagacaaaaaTTCTATAAGCTAGTTTAAGGAGAAAAATACTACCCACTAAGCTTGCTAAGTACTATTGCTTAAAGAGTTCTTACAGAATTGTTTCAACTCAGTCTTCATTTGCAAAGTTAACAAGTAGAATCCATAACTAAAGGCTGAGTTTCAGAATAAGCCACTAATAAAGaggatatatttttaacttttaaaacatttctttcatgTGAATATTCTGGAGTACTATTATATGTGAATTAATCcacatcaggctttcccatgTTATTTACACTTTACAGCATTTCTCTCCAGTAGTTTTAACATGACTTTGAATGTGTTTGTTAAGCTAGAGAACTCTGCTGTATTTATCAGTTATAATTTATCTAGTGTGCATTCTCATGACATGTTTATGTAAGGATGTGGGCcaattgaaggctttcccacagtgcttacATTCAAGgagtttctctccagtgtgaattctctCATGACTTCTGTATGAACTGGGTCGactaaaggctttcccacagtctttacatttatatggtttctcacCAGTGTGCACTCTCAAGTGACCTCGAAAGGTTGTGCGGTAAATGAATGCcttcccacattccttacattcatagggtttctctccagtgtgagttcTTTCATGTACTTGAACATAACTGGAACAACTGAAGGCTTTACCACATATTTTACAATCATAGGGTTTCTCGCCTGTATGAGTTCTTTCATGTATTCGAAATGAACTAGGACAATTAAATGCTTTCccacattctgtacatttataaggTCCATCTCCAGTGTGTGTCATCATATGTCTTCGAAAGCTTGTGAGAGAAACGAATGCTTTTCCACATTTCTCACATTTATAGGGTTTCTCCCCAGTGTGAGTTCTTTCATGTATTTGCAAACCTAGAGGAGAACTGAAGGTTTTTCCACACTgcttacattcatagggtttctctgCAGTGTGAGTCCGCTCATGTCTTCGAAAGGAAGTGGGACAGCTGAGGGCTTTACCACACTGCTTACATATATATGGTTTCTCGCCAGTGTGAGTTCTCACATGGACTTGAAAAGTGGTGAGCCAAtggaaggcttttccacattccttacattgataaggtttctctccagtgtgagttcTTTCATGTGTTCGAAATGAACTGGAACAACTGAAGGCTCTACCACATTGtttacattcatagggtttttctccagtgtgaGATCTTTCGTGTATTCTGTATGAACTGGGACAATTGAATGCTTTCCCACAGtccttacatttataaggtcCAACTCCAGTATGTGTTATCATGTGTCTTTGAAAActtccaagagaaataaaagcttttccacattccttacaatcataaggtttctctccagtatgagttCTCTCATGTTTTCGAAGAGAACTGGGACAACTGAAGGCTTTACTACACTTtttacattcatagggtttttctccagtatgaGTCCTTTCATGGCTTCGAAAGGAACTCGGACAACTGAGGGCTTTACCACATTgcttacattcatagggtttctctcctgtgtgagttCTTTCATGTGTTTGAAAGGTTTGATGGTATCGAAAGGCTTTTCCACACTGTTTACACTgatagggtttctctccagtgtgagttcGTTCATGTTTTCGAACAGATTGACGATATCTAAAGGAtttcccacattccttacatttaTAGGATTTTTCTATACCGTGATTACTTTCATGTTTTTGGAAAGGCTGGAGATaactgaaggctttcccacatacTCTACATTCATAAGGCTTCCTTCCATATTCCTGATACTTGGATGGTTTGGGTGCAGTGTGAGATCTCAGGTGCCTATTAAGGGATGAACGACTCATGAAGACTTTTCCACACACACTGCATTCCCATGGTTTAGTAGAATTTTTCGTGTTCAGATTAAGATTTGGAATAAGGCTGCTGTTTTCTCCACATTGACTACCTTCTTTACTTTCACAGAGTCTCTGTAACATATGACAtctgttaaaaaagaaatcagaaacacACTGATTTAATAATGAATACTAGTATTACATTTTTACCATTTACAAGGAAAGTGTAGGGTTTTATGCactatatagttttaaaaagtgaatatagTGAATGCTCTGTAAGAAGCTCAACCATTGCTATTATCATAGTGATATTTATATAATCAGTCTCTGAACATGTTTCAAAGTAAGCTATTTGGGAAACAACATGACAAAGTAAAACATTTTTCGTTAAAATTTTCTGACAAATAAGTTTGAAACTGGGCCCTTTTGTTTCATGACATGAGATTCCCATATGGGACACAGCTTCCCATTTTAGGTGCAACTCACCTCAGATTTCTTTCCTGGATTCTGTACTGATCTTCAGTGTTATGGTCCTCCCATTTATCCCCTAAAATGCAGACCCCAAAAGATCAGTAAATTATAGGAAAATTATTACTTCACAGATCTATGATGACCTCAAACTATGATTTATTTACCAAAGAATTCCCTTTCCCCATTCCAAATCTGAGAACATTGATGGGCAGGAACCACTTGTTCTCTAAGTGAAGGAATGTCATCATCCTTACTTATTAAGGCCAGGTTACTCAAAGTTTCCCGCATCACATCTCTGTAGAGTTTCTTCTGTGAAGGCCCCAGCAGAGCCCACTCCTCCAGGGTGAAGTTCACAGCCACATCCTCAAAGGCCACTGGGTCCTAAAACATCACAAATATGTGTACAGGAAGATGGGTGAGATGGACAGTACTGGGAATCTGTAGTCCATCCATAAGCTTACATGTGCTGCTGTTAATAAAACTTATTCTGTGACCTAATAATCAAAATTCTTACTCTCTACCACTTCCTCACAAACTTAACAGCATCATGAACACATAcatgaaaattatttctaaatttttactaTGATCACTTAAGTCTTATTATTCTCTAATGGTAGGGTCCAGAGTATGCTGGAGCAATGTGAACtccaaatgaaagaaatatttccattttaagacTGTCAGTTCTGCCAGAGAAAAACTCATCTCCTTTAATACCCACCATATCACACGGTACTCCATTAAGCACAGGGTCACATGTGCATGAGGTTTTAATGGACAAAAACAGTGAAGAACTGGAAGTTTTTTCTTCTACTCCCATCATCAAACATGAGAGGCCAAGAGTCCTATGTAAATCCAGCTTATTGTTAGGCCCAGCTGGCCATACTGTCCTGAAGTAATCCAGGCTACTAGAAGCAGTCAGATGCAGGGGACttgcctagtggtccagtggctaagatgccacACTCCTGATGCAGGGgatgggttcagtcactggtcaaggaactagatcccacatgccacaactaaagatcccatgtactacaacaaagacccagcacagccaaaattaaaaaaaaaaaatagtagtagTGATCAGATAATGAAAATAATCTTGTGGGAATGTATTAACTTTTACTTACTTGACAGAGATTCggttattcctttttatttcacaGTCCTGTTTCATGGGACTAGGAAGCTATTCTGAAGTTAGTGCTCAGGCATGAGAGAAGGCATGGCAAATTAGACAAAATCTCTATATTTATGGGCTTCAGAGGAGCTTCACACCATCTTTACCACATCCTTGTGGATACACTGCGAAGATGCCAGAAGAGCCTTTTCTGGCAAAATCATAACAATGTACCCTGGACCTTGAGGAAATGAATAAGAATTGCAATTTGCAAGGGAGTCTGCTGAAGACCACAAAGGCTTGATGGTGAATGTGCCTGTCATTATAAAATACAAAGGGTTCAGTAGTGCTTTCCTCTAAAAGAACATAaagcttcccttctccagttataggaggcagtgattctcaaccagCCACTCACTCAAGAGGCAGCCTCCCCACTGCTCTCATTTCCATGGCCTCCTGTGGTGCACAGGAAAGTAACAGCTGAGCCTCTGGGCAGAGGAATCTCTCAGCCACGTAATTTCTCTAAACGCTGGTCTCTGTAAAGGTCACCACTAACTAACCTACTGATGATATCCACAGGGACGGGAGAGAGAGAAGATTCCCACACAGTCATTACAATGGTAGGATTTCTTCATTCAGTTATGGAACAGAACAAGAAATCCCCATTTCTTGTTTTTCTCACAGGAACTGATGGTCTTAAATGGAAACACTTCTTTAATTCATGTAGCATTTCTCTCAAGGTGCCCTGGACCCTACCATTATAGAACAGTAAGACTTTCACTGATCATAGAAAAAATGCACAAATAATTTTCACGTGTTTATGTCGTTGTTAAACCTGTAAGGAAGTAACCACCTCTTGCTTGGGTCAGCTCTAATTACTCTTTCTATAGTGGGTCTACAGTGCTTGCTCCTAATGGTGTCCTATTACAAAGTGTGCAGAAGAGTCACGTTAGCAGGCCTGGGAGGGCTGATTCTTAGGAACGCCTGCTCACAGTGTTTGTCCTTCGTTGGTTATCTGAGAACTGGGATTTATAAGTGACTCGATCAacctatggcttccctggtggctcagacagtaaagaatctacctgcaatgcaggagacctgggtttgatccccgggttgggaagatcccttagagaagggagtgacgacccactccagtattcttgcctggagaattccatggacagaggagcctggcaggctacagtccatgggggtctcaaagagtcagacacaactgagcgactaatactttcacttcattttccacCAACCTAACTGGTAAGAATGGCTTGGTGTGTCTCAACTGTTTATAGTACATCACAAATTCTCTTCATTCTCAGTGTCTGAATTTTGTTATGCTCAGCAGAGGGTACTTATGTGATCtgcaccacccccgccccctgacCAAATCACTTGGGTATTGTCTCTAGTGAGCTAGTATTTTACATGTATTGTCACAACCTGCTGCTTGTAGAACTGAACCCCTCCTATGTAATTACACCAGGAAAGAATATCTAGAAGCTTGCATCTGGCTTCTTTAAGAACACATTTAATTAGgtactaaaaaagaatgaatgaggtATTTAATAATCTTCatggaaaaattttatttttgttggaaaaCAGTAAAGGAGATAGATGAAAATACGAAAGATGTTcttgatgttgctgctgctgctaagttgcttcagttgtgtctgactctgtgcgaccccacagacggcaacccactaggctcccccgtccatgggattctccaggcaagaacaccggagtgggttgccatttccttctccaatgcatgaaagcgaaaagtgaaagtgaagttgctcagtcgtgtccgactcttcgagaccccatggactgcagcccaccaggctcctccacccatgggattttccaggcaagagtactggagtggcttgccattgccttctccaataaagcatTTTGTACATTCTTTTTTGGAATATatgtgatgattaaaaaaaaaaaaggaattaatgaAGTTTGGAGAAGAACATAATTTTACTGTGTTTGCCCTGTGATGTGGCAATCTGAGTTTTAACTCAGATTCTGGCAGCACAAACTGCTAACAAGACAGAGGTCTATTTTGAAAGAACTGGTTACATAATCTCACCCttgcatttacttttaaaaaataaagggtggggcttccctggtggctcagtaaagaatctgccttctagtgcaggagacacagatccctaacctgggaaaatcccacatgctgcagagcaaccaagcctgcgtaccacaactattgagctgaTGCTCTAGAACCCACgtactgcagctactgaagcctacatgccctagagcccacactccacaagagaagccactacaatgagaggTGTACGCACTGCCAATGAAGAGTAGTTGCCCTCTtctcataactagagaaagcccgcaggcAGCAAGGAAGAGCCAGCTCAGTCAAAAACAGATTATCTGTGtatttaataaacaaatataaaaggtGACATGAACTGGTATGGAAAGATGTGAAGGACTTTTCAATAGAATAATTAAGTAGTGTTACACTATAAAAATCACATTCCCTCTTCTGTAAGTCTTACAGTCTCCTGCACAAGCATGTGGCCCACATCTAAGATTTGACTCAGATGTCTAGACTGATGACATGTACTCAATAGCAAGAGAGTATGacgctttttatttttataatggaagtgtctggggaggggagggtgggcttCTCAAGCATGGGAAATGCCTTCGGAGAGCAAGATAAGGCGCctggcctgtttttttttttttaaattgagaataGAGGGTAGGCTAGGGTGAGAGTTTGCATACTCTCGGGCAGAAACTACCATGGACTTGCTTGCCAGCACCAAAGGCAGGAACCCTCAGGTTTTCTTAGTATTTGGTCAGATGTGGGGCACCCACAGTGGAATAAGGAGGGATAAAAGTACAAAGCTGTCAGCAGACgaggatggacatgtacacactgctatatttaaaatggaaaaccaacaaggacctactgtatagcccagggaactctgctcgatgttctgtgtgtggcagcctggatgggaggggagtctgggtgACAACagatgcatatatgtgtatggctgagtctctttgctgttcacctgaaactatcacaacagtgtttgttaatcggctatactccaatgtaaaataaaatgttaaaaaaaaaattgaggtcaGAGACTTCCGGTTCCTGTCCGGTTGTGTAAGGAGTTTAGAAGCTAGCATTTAGCATCCTCACAAGATAATAACCAACTAACTAAATACCAGCAACTCTTCTTAGACCCAGAACCATCAGAGAATTTAGGTAATGGGGACACTGCTGTCTCCAAAATCAGCGAGACAAAAAagcagccatttaaaaatatgccCAGGGTATTCCTGCTCCCCAAATGTCGGAGTAGAGGATAAAAGAGCTTGTGACAGTGACAGGTCTTTCCCCCCTCCTTACATCAAACATGTGGCATCTCTTAACACTAGCGCT encodes:
- the LOC102183952 gene encoding zinc finger protein 709 isoform X2; its protein translation is MLQRLCESKEGSQCGENSSLIPNLNLNTKNSTKPWECSVCGKVFMSRSSLNRHLRSHTAPKPSKYQEYGRKPYECRVCGKAFSYLQPFQKHESNHGIEKSYKCKECGKSFRYRQSVRKHERTHTGEKPYQCKQCGKAFRYHQTFQTHERTHTGEKPYECKQCGKALSCPSSFRSHERTHTGEKPYECKKCSKAFSCPSSLRKHERTHTGEKPYDCKECGKAFISLGSFQRHMITHTGVGPYKCKDCGKAFNCPSSYRIHERSHTGEKPYECKQCGRAFSCSSSFRTHERTHTGEKPYQCKECGKAFHWLTTFQVHVRTHTGEKPYICKQCGKALSCPTSFRRHERTHTAEKPYECKQCGKTFSSPLGLQIHERTHTGEKPYKCEKCGKAFVSLTSFRRHMMTHTGDGPYKCTECGKAFNCPSSFRIHERTHTGEKPYDCKICGKAFSCSSYVQVHERTHTGEKPYECKECGKAFIYRTTFRGHLRVHTGEKPYKCKDCGKAFSRPSSYRSHERIHTGEKLLECKHCGKAFNWPTSLHKHVMRMHTR
- the LOC102183952 gene encoding zinc finger protein 791 isoform X1 is translated as MTGKPRNQKMDPVAFEDVAVNFTLEEWALLGPSQKKLYRDVMRETLSNLALIRDKWEDHNTEDQYRIQERNLRCHMLQRLCESKEGSQCGENSSLIPNLNLNTKNSTKPWECSVCGKVFMSRSSLNRHLRSHTAPKPSKYQEYGRKPYECRVCGKAFSYLQPFQKHESNHGIEKSYKCKECGKSFRYRQSVRKHERTHTGEKPYQCKQCGKAFRYHQTFQTHERTHTGEKPYECKQCGKALSCPSSFRSHERTHTGEKPYECKKCSKAFSCPSSLRKHERTHTGEKPYDCKECGKAFISLGSFQRHMITHTGVGPYKCKDCGKAFNCPSSYRIHERSHTGEKPYECKQCGRAFSCSSSFRTHERTHTGEKPYQCKECGKAFHWLTTFQVHVRTHTGEKPYICKQCGKALSCPTSFRRHERTHTAEKPYECKQCGKTFSSPLGLQIHERTHTGEKPYKCEKCGKAFVSLTSFRRHMMTHTGDGPYKCTECGKAFNCPSSFRIHERTHTGEKPYDCKICGKAFSCSSYVQVHERTHTGEKPYECKECGKAFIYRTTFRGHLRVHTGEKPYKCKDCGKAFSRPSSYRSHERIHTGEKLLECKHCGKAFNWPTSLHKHVMRMHTR